From a region of the Cucumis sativus cultivar 9930 chromosome 6, Cucumber_9930_V3, whole genome shotgun sequence genome:
- the LOC101206030 gene encoding CBL-interacting serine/threonine-protein kinase 1 isoform X2 has product MRLGKYEIGKTLGHGNFGKVKYAINFETQQPFAVKELDKTKIIDLNITHQFKREIYTLKLLKHPNIVRLHEVLASKSKIYMVLEYVNGGELFDTISSKGRLSEAQGRKIFQQLLDGVSYCHRKGVYHRDIKLENILIDANGNVKITDFGLSALPDHFRGDGLLHTTCGSPNYVAPEILANRGYDGAASDIWSCGVILFVILTGSLPFDDRNLSVLYHKILKGEIHLPKWLSQGAKNLIRRILDPNPKSRITMASIKMDDWFRKDYRPAYLDDEEEDTHTNEAISFSMHQVPSYLEGKCSESPTTINAFQLIGMSSCLDLSGFFEKEDISERKVRFTTIHSTKEDILKRMEDVVTDMGFLVQKKDRRLKVKREEKDENGMATILSILAEVFEISPSLYGVELRKLRGDLSSYRQLCKILSSDLGIPSSQDSR; this is encoded by the exons atgcGACTGGGGAAGTATGAGATTGGGAAAACTCTTGGGCATGGCAATTTCGGGAAGGTCAAATATgctattaattttgaaactcaACAACCTTTTGCTGTCAAAGAACTTGATAAGACTAAGATTATCGATCTTAATATCACTCATCAG TTTAAAAGGGAAATTTACACACTCAAACTTCTCAAGCATCCAAACATAGTGAGGCTACATGAG GTATTAGCTagtaaaagcaaaatttaCATGGTCCTTGAGTACGTCAATGGCGGAGAATTGTTTGATACAATT TCATCTAAGGGAAGGTTATCAGAAGCTCAAGGCAGAAAAATCTTCCAACAATTACTTGACGGTGTGAGTTATTGCCACCGTAAAGGCGTTTACCACAGAGATATTAAG CTGGAGAACATACTAATTGATGCGAATGGAAACGTTAAGATAACTGACTTTGGCTTAAGTGCTTTACCTGACCATTTTAGG GGTGATGGTTTGCTTCACACAACATGTGGAAGCCCAAACTATGTGGCACCAGAGATTCTTGCTAATAGAGGATATGATGGTGCAGCCTCAGATATATGGTCTTGTGGTGTCATCTTGTTTGTTATTCTCACTGGATCTCTTCCTTTTGATGATAGAAATTTGTCTGTTCTTTATCATAAG attttgaAAGGAGAAATCCATCTACCAAAGTGGCTATCACAAGGAGCCAAAAATTTGATAAGAAGGATTCTTGATCCTAACCCTAAGTCTAGAATAACAATGGCATCTATCAAAATGGATGATTGGTTTAGAAAGGATTATCGTCCAGCCTATcttgatgatgaagaagaagatacaCACACTAACGAAGCTATATCCTTCTCAATGCATCAAGTG CCATCTTATCTCGAGGGAAAGTGTTCAGAATCTCCCACAACTATAAATGCTTTTCAACTCATTGGAATGTCTTCATGCTTGGACCTTTCAGGTTTCTTTGAGAAAGAG GACATTTCTGAGAGAAAGGTTAGATTTACCACCATTCACTCTACAAAAGAAGATATCCTCAAGCGGATGGAGGATGTTGTAACTGATATGGGGTTTCTTGTCCAGAAGAAAGACAGAAGG ttGAAAGtaaagagagaggaaaaggaTGAGAATGGTATGGCCACCATACTTTCAATATTAGCAGAG GTTTTTGAGATAAGTCCGTCATTATACGGTGTAGAATTAAGAAAGTTGCGTGGAGATTTATCTTCGTATCGACAG ttgtgtaaaatattatcTAGTGATTTGGGTATCCCCTCCAGCCAAGACTCTCGATGA
- the LOC101206030 gene encoding CBL-interacting serine/threonine-protein kinase 1 isoform X3, translating into MRLGKYEIGKTLGHGNFGKVKYAINFETQQPFAVKELDKTKIIDLNITHQFKREIYTLKLLKHPNIVRLHEVLASKSKIYMVLEYVNGGELFDTISSKGRLSEAQGRKIFQQLLDGVSYCHRKGVYHRDIKLENILIDANGNVKITDFGLSALPDHFRGDGLLHTTCGSPNYVAPEILANRGYDGAASDIWSCGVILFVILTGSLPFDDRNLSVLYHKILKGEIHLPKWLSQGAKNLIRRILDPNPKSRITMASIKMDDWFRKDYRPAYLDDEEEDTHTNEAISFSMHQVPSYLEGKCSESPTTINAFQLIGMSSCLDLSGFFEKEDISERKVRFTTIHSTKEDILKRMEDVVTDMGFLVQKKDRRLKVKREEKDENGMATILSILAELCKILSSDLGIPSSQDSR; encoded by the exons atgcGACTGGGGAAGTATGAGATTGGGAAAACTCTTGGGCATGGCAATTTCGGGAAGGTCAAATATgctattaattttgaaactcaACAACCTTTTGCTGTCAAAGAACTTGATAAGACTAAGATTATCGATCTTAATATCACTCATCAG TTTAAAAGGGAAATTTACACACTCAAACTTCTCAAGCATCCAAACATAGTGAGGCTACATGAG GTATTAGCTagtaaaagcaaaatttaCATGGTCCTTGAGTACGTCAATGGCGGAGAATTGTTTGATACAATT TCATCTAAGGGAAGGTTATCAGAAGCTCAAGGCAGAAAAATCTTCCAACAATTACTTGACGGTGTGAGTTATTGCCACCGTAAAGGCGTTTACCACAGAGATATTAAG CTGGAGAACATACTAATTGATGCGAATGGAAACGTTAAGATAACTGACTTTGGCTTAAGTGCTTTACCTGACCATTTTAGG GGTGATGGTTTGCTTCACACAACATGTGGAAGCCCAAACTATGTGGCACCAGAGATTCTTGCTAATAGAGGATATGATGGTGCAGCCTCAGATATATGGTCTTGTGGTGTCATCTTGTTTGTTATTCTCACTGGATCTCTTCCTTTTGATGATAGAAATTTGTCTGTTCTTTATCATAAG attttgaAAGGAGAAATCCATCTACCAAAGTGGCTATCACAAGGAGCCAAAAATTTGATAAGAAGGATTCTTGATCCTAACCCTAAGTCTAGAATAACAATGGCATCTATCAAAATGGATGATTGGTTTAGAAAGGATTATCGTCCAGCCTATcttgatgatgaagaagaagatacaCACACTAACGAAGCTATATCCTTCTCAATGCATCAAGTG CCATCTTATCTCGAGGGAAAGTGTTCAGAATCTCCCACAACTATAAATGCTTTTCAACTCATTGGAATGTCTTCATGCTTGGACCTTTCAGGTTTCTTTGAGAAAGAG GACATTTCTGAGAGAAAGGTTAGATTTACCACCATTCACTCTACAAAAGAAGATATCCTCAAGCGGATGGAGGATGTTGTAACTGATATGGGGTTTCTTGTCCAGAAGAAAGACAGAAGG ttGAAAGtaaagagagaggaaaaggaTGAGAATGGTATGGCCACCATACTTTCAATATTAGCAGAG ttgtgtaaaatattatcTAGTGATTTGGGTATCCCCTCCAGCCAAGACTCTCGATGA
- the LOC101206030 gene encoding CBL-interacting serine/threonine-protein kinase 1 isoform X1 — protein sequence MRLGKYEIGKTLGHGNFGKVKYAINFETQQPFAVKELDKTKIIDLNITHQFKREIYTLKLLKHPNIVRLHEVLASKSKIYMVLEYVNGGELFDTISSKGRLSEAQGRKIFQQLLDGVSYCHRKGVYHRDIKLENILIDANGNVKITDFGLSALPDHFRGDGLLHTTCGSPNYVAPEILANRGYDGAASDIWSCGVILFVILTGSLPFDDRNLSVLYHKILKGEIHLPKWLSQGAKNLIRRILDPNPKSRITMASIKMDDWFRKDYRPAYLDDEEEDTHTNEAISFSMHQVPSYLEGKCSESPTTINAFQLIGMSSCLDLSGFFEKEDISERKVRFTTIHSTKEDILKRMEDVVTDMGFLVQKKDRRLKVKREEKDENGMATILSILAEVFEISPSLYGVELRKLRGDLSSYRQVTSFISSTFCNNIDTCRCF from the exons atgcGACTGGGGAAGTATGAGATTGGGAAAACTCTTGGGCATGGCAATTTCGGGAAGGTCAAATATgctattaattttgaaactcaACAACCTTTTGCTGTCAAAGAACTTGATAAGACTAAGATTATCGATCTTAATATCACTCATCAG TTTAAAAGGGAAATTTACACACTCAAACTTCTCAAGCATCCAAACATAGTGAGGCTACATGAG GTATTAGCTagtaaaagcaaaatttaCATGGTCCTTGAGTACGTCAATGGCGGAGAATTGTTTGATACAATT TCATCTAAGGGAAGGTTATCAGAAGCTCAAGGCAGAAAAATCTTCCAACAATTACTTGACGGTGTGAGTTATTGCCACCGTAAAGGCGTTTACCACAGAGATATTAAG CTGGAGAACATACTAATTGATGCGAATGGAAACGTTAAGATAACTGACTTTGGCTTAAGTGCTTTACCTGACCATTTTAGG GGTGATGGTTTGCTTCACACAACATGTGGAAGCCCAAACTATGTGGCACCAGAGATTCTTGCTAATAGAGGATATGATGGTGCAGCCTCAGATATATGGTCTTGTGGTGTCATCTTGTTTGTTATTCTCACTGGATCTCTTCCTTTTGATGATAGAAATTTGTCTGTTCTTTATCATAAG attttgaAAGGAGAAATCCATCTACCAAAGTGGCTATCACAAGGAGCCAAAAATTTGATAAGAAGGATTCTTGATCCTAACCCTAAGTCTAGAATAACAATGGCATCTATCAAAATGGATGATTGGTTTAGAAAGGATTATCGTCCAGCCTATcttgatgatgaagaagaagatacaCACACTAACGAAGCTATATCCTTCTCAATGCATCAAGTG CCATCTTATCTCGAGGGAAAGTGTTCAGAATCTCCCACAACTATAAATGCTTTTCAACTCATTGGAATGTCTTCATGCTTGGACCTTTCAGGTTTCTTTGAGAAAGAG GACATTTCTGAGAGAAAGGTTAGATTTACCACCATTCACTCTACAAAAGAAGATATCCTCAAGCGGATGGAGGATGTTGTAACTGATATGGGGTTTCTTGTCCAGAAGAAAGACAGAAGG ttGAAAGtaaagagagaggaaaaggaTGAGAATGGTATGGCCACCATACTTTCAATATTAGCAGAG GTTTTTGAGATAAGTCCGTCATTATACGGTGTAGAATTAAGAAAGTTGCGTGGAGATTTATCTTCGTATCGACAGGTCACTTCTTTTATCTCGTCCACATTTTGTAACAATATTGATACTTGTAGATGTTTTTGA